From a region of the Candidatus Brocadia sp. genome:
- the ltrA gene encoding group II intron reverse transcriptase/maturase, which yields MAFPLSRNRIVQQAFRQIIEPIFEKEFSDNSFGFRPNRCCHDAIKRIEQYKQQGYRNILDADIKAFYDTIPHKLIMNSLREKIADGWVLNSIENMLKAGVMENGIVHETNQGTPQGGVISPLLANLIGDIIDKELEKAGYKFVRYADDFVVMTKTKEELPAALQYVKEIIEGKLEMKLSEDKTRLTNFKRGFRFLGYNFMGKNKGISMKSMDKLKDTVRDITKRTQGVNLQAVIDTLNPVIRGHVNYFRLGNVQTVYRSLDCWVRMRLRSFKFSRKWKTDNKRFPVHRFFKMGLLSFEREFLKARAKA from the coding sequence ATTCCCATTGTCAAGGAACAGGATAGTACAGCAAGCGTTCAGACAAATCATAGAGCCAATATTCGAGAAAGAATTCTCGGATAACAGCTTTGGATTTCGTCCAAACAGATGCTGTCATGATGCTATCAAACGGATTGAACAGTATAAGCAGCAAGGGTATCGGAACATTTTGGACGCCGATATAAAGGCGTTCTATGACACCATACCTCATAAGCTTATCATGAACTCCTTGCGTGAGAAAATCGCTGACGGATGGGTTTTGAACAGTATCGAGAACATGCTCAAGGCAGGGGTCATGGAGAACGGCATCGTGCATGAGACAAATCAAGGCACTCCGCAAGGAGGCGTCATATCTCCCTTGCTTGCAAACCTTATCGGTGACATCATCGACAAGGAGCTTGAAAAGGCAGGATATAAATTTGTCCGCTATGCCGATGACTTCGTTGTCATGACTAAAACAAAAGAAGAACTCCCTGCCGCCCTTCAGTACGTCAAGGAAATCATCGAAGGGAAACTTGAAATGAAGCTGAGCGAGGATAAAACCAGGCTCACCAACTTCAAACGAGGCTTCCGGTTTCTCGGATATAATTTCATGGGCAAGAACAAGGGTATAAGCATGAAATCCATGGACAAACTCAAGGACACCGTCAGGGACATCACCAAACGCACACAAGGCGTCAACCTGCAAGCCGTCATTGATACATTAAATCCTGTCATAAGGGGACATGTCAACTATTTTCGGCTGGGCAATGTACAAACGGTATATCGCTCGTTAGACTGCTGGGTACGCATGAGACTGAGAAGTTTCAAGTTTTCGAGAAAATGGAAAACTGACAACAAACGTTTCCCGGTACACCGATTCTTTAAGATGGGGTTACTCTCATTTGAAAGAGAATTTCTTAAGGCACGTGCGAAGGCATGA